The following is a genomic window from Syntrophorhabdaceae bacterium.
AGGCCCTTTGGTCATAAACGCGAGGGCTGCGAATATGAAAAAGAGGTAATAGAAGGGCCGCTCCCCCCGGGCGTCAAACCGGAAAAAAGAGAGCATTCCACAGGCGACGAAGACCGCGAACACCATGTCCACCTGGAGGTATCTGGCTTGCCAATAATAGAGGGGAGCGCTAATGAGGATGGCGGTGGCAGTCACCGCCTCTGCCCGGCCTACAAGGATGCCTACCGTCACAAGAAAGAAGAGCGCCAGACCGAGGGCTGCAAGAGCGCTCGGGAGCCGCATGGAGAATTCATCCCGGCAGAAGCTTAAGAAACGGTGAGAGCCATAGGTGATGTAATAAAAAAGAGGCGGTTTTTCACCGTAGGGTACATTATTGAGATGGGGCACCACGTGGTCGTGCTCAAGCTCCCGCGCGATCTCGGCAAAGTCGCCTTCATCGGGGGCCCAAAAATCGCGGGAATGGAGATTATGAAGAAAGAGAATCGAACAGACGAGGCAAAGGGCAATAATGAGCCATTTCATGTGTGGCCCGCACCGGCGTGAAGGGCCACGATCTCCCGGACCCGCGCGCGGGCGGCATCCGGAGTGCCCGTATTAAGGATGTACTCATCCGCAAGTGCGATGGGAACGGCGGTTCCGTATCCGATCTCGCGCATGTCCCTTTCCTCGAAACCATCGCGGGAATCATCCGGTCTTCCTCTCGAGACGATCCTTTTCAACCGTTCTCCCTTCGGCGCGAGAAATGCGACTACGATACACGTCGCATGCAAGCGGATCAGCTCTATCTCGGGCCACGACCGCATGCCTTCCATAAAGGCCATCTCCGCGCCGGACTCACGTGCGGCTGCCAGGGCGCGCCGGGTGACTCCCAGTCCGTCCCGGTCCCTCATTTCCGTGGAGACCATTGCGGTGCTCGCTGCGTCGGCTTCGAGCCCCCTGTTCTTCACTTCTTTGCGTATGATATCGCCCGTGGCAAAATAGGGAATATTCATCGATTCGGCAATTTCACGGGCAATGTTTTTTCCGGAGGCGGGCATGCCCACTATAATAAAAAGTATCATGAGTTCGTCCTTCCGACCTGCAGGGCAGGCCATTCCCGCGTGAGATCAAATTTTTCCGTCATATAAAAGAAAAAGGGGTAAACTGTAAGCCGGGTTCTGTTGCCGGCTGGCCGGCCGGTGATCATTTCTCTCGGGTCCAGGTTACCCGGGACCTCTAGCGGCCTACCTGGGTTGAAGGATGGGCCATCCTCGCTGCCTTGCGGCAACCCCCTGTTTGGCCTTGCATCGGATGGGGTTTACAAAGCCACCCGGTCGCCCGGGTGCTGGTGAGCTCTTGCCTCGCCATTTCACCCTTACCTCCAGGGGATGAACCCGAAGAGGCGGTATATTTTCTGTTGCACTTTCCTTGGGGTTTCCCCCAGCCCCCGTTAGGGGCCATCCTGCCCTGTGATGCCCGGACTTTCCTCAGGTGAAACACCTGCGATCACCCATTTACCCCTTTTTTTGTACACCTTTTTTCGCGAGTTTGTCAGCCATCCTGTTTTCTTCTCTCGGGATATGTTTCACCGAAAAACTATCGAAAAGACGCATGATGATCCTGGCTTTATTCGCATATTCCTGTAAACAGGCATTATGAATCTTATATATTCCGTTTATCTGGTTCGCAAGGAGGAGGGAATCGGTATAGACATGAACCCTTTTTACCATCGATTCCTTCGCCTTTTCGAGCGCATGGATGAGGGCTTCATATTCGGCCATGTTGTTGGTCATTTGACCGAGGTAAATGCTTGTGCGGTAAAGCTCGTTTCCGTCGCCATTGAATGCGATCACGCCCGCGCCGGACTCACCGGGGTTCCCTGAGCATGCGCCGTCAATGTAGACATGCCACTCGCTCATTCTTCTTCTTCCATGAAATAGAAGATCCTGTTGCAGCTCGGGCAGAGTATGAGCTGCCTGTTCCTCGTCGCCTCGATATAGAGCTGGGGGGGAATGTTCATGAAGCAGCCCAGGCAGACCCCGTTTTTCACGTTTACCACGGCGAGGCCCTCTCTCCGTTCAAGGAGTGTAGTGTAGGTGCTCCGCAACTCCTCGTCTACCAGGGCGAGAAGGGCATCCCGGGTCTTCCTGAGGTCGGTCACGACCGCATCGACCGAACGGATCTCTTCTTCAAGCCTTTTCCTCTCAACCGCCGCCTCGGCCTCTTGCTTCTTGAGCTCCTTGGCTGCTCCCTCCATATCTTTTTTCAGTTCCTCGACCTTCTCCATCAAAATCAGGACTTCTTCTTCCGTTTTGTCGTTTCCTTCTTTTGCAAGCTCGATTTCTTTGAGGAGTGCCTGATATTCCTTGTTGGTCTTCACCTCATAAAGCTTCGCCTGGAGTTTTTTTACTTTCTCCCTTTCCCCTTCGATCTCTTTCTCTTTTTTCCGGCGGTCTTTTTCGAGCTCTTCTATGACCGCTTTTGCCCTGCCCACCCTGTCCGTCAACTCGGCGAGGGATGCGTCCATTTCATGTATTTTTTTCGGTGCGGACCAGATCTTTTTTTCGTGCGCCCTGATCTGGGTGCTTACCTGCTGCGCCTCAAATATTGTTTTCAGTTGCTGCTCCAATGTGTTCCCTCCACAAAGTTAAGGGGGGTGAACCTTGATGGCTGCACCCCCCTTGATAATTCAATTATGTTTATTGCCGTACAATATAATCACGCCCTTATTCTTATTGGGCCCACCTGGTCTCGAACCAGGGGCCTACCGGTTATGAGCCGGTGGCTCTACCAACTGAGCTATGGGCCCTCTCGCTCAATAGATTACCCGATAGCGGAATCTTTGTCAATAGAACTAATGTCTATTTTTTTAGTAGTGATAAGGGGTTGCGCGCGTTTTTATTCCCGGCCGAAACTTTATAAAAAGTGTATCTTATGGTATCATGTCGCGTGTCGCGAGAGAAAATAAAGACAAAAACCGAAAATGAGCCGCCCATAAACCTCGGTATGGTAACGTCTATTCTCAATGCCCTCCCCATGGGAATACTCGTCCTTAACGAGGAGCGGAAGATCCAGTGGCTTAATGAAAGGGCCAGCCATAGATTCCACATTTCCGGAGAATTCCCCCCGGGAGAGAAAGACTGCTATTCGGAGATCTTTAACAGGAATGAACCATGTCCCGACTGTCCCGCCCTCAAGACCTTCAAGAGCGGCAGGACCGCTCATGAGGAGATCAAAAGTGAATATCATGGAGAGGTGAAATACCACCTTGTCACTACCACGCCTTTGAGAAAGGAGCGCACCCGGGGACAATCTCTCATTATTGAAACCTTTCAGGATATTACATTCGCCAAAAGGGCCGAAGAAGAGCTGCGTCGCCTCAATGACTTCAACGGCGCCATCATCGACAATGCGCCTGTCGCCATATTTACCATCGACAAGAGCGGGAAGTTCATGAGCGTAAACCCCGCTTTGGCCATACTGTCAGGTCTGGGAGAAGAGGC
Proteins encoded in this region:
- a CDS encoding C4-type zinc ribbon domain-containing protein; translation: MEQQLKTIFEAQQVSTQIRAHEKKIWSAPKKIHEMDASLAELTDRVGRAKAVIEELEKDRRKKEKEIEGEREKVKKLQAKLYEVKTNKEYQALLKEIELAKEGNDKTEEEVLILMEKVEELKKDMEGAAKELKKQEAEAAVERKRLEEEIRSVDAVVTDLRKTRDALLALVDEELRSTYTTLLERREGLAVVNVKNGVCLGCFMNIPPQLYIEATRNRQLILCPSCNRIFYFMEEEE
- a CDS encoding ribonuclease HI family protein, with amino-acid sequence MSEWHVYIDGACSGNPGESGAGVIAFNGDGNELYRTSIYLGQMTNNMAEYEALIHALEKAKESMVKRVHVYTDSLLLANQINGIYKIHNACLQEYANKARIIMRLFDSFSVKHIPREENRMADKLAKKGVQKKG
- a CDS encoding AAA family ATPase, with the protein product MILFIIVGMPASGKNIAREIAESMNIPYFATGDIIRKEVKNRGLEADAASTAMVSTEMRDRDGLGVTRRALAAARESGAEMAFMEGMRSWPEIELIRLHATCIVVAFLAPKGERLKRIVSRGRPDDSRDGFEERDMREIGYGTAVPIALADEYILNTGTPDAARARVREIVALHAGAGHT